Genomic DNA from Niallia circulans:
AAGATTCGGACACGCATAAGATGAAATATCTACATTAAAAAGATGATATTATGGTGACATTTTGGTTAATTAATGATAATATGTTGGTATATAAAATCAACAGAAATAGGAGAGGATAATATGCCGTTAATACGCTTTGATATGCTTGAAGGAAGATCAGAAACAGAAATCACAAAAATCTTGGATGTAACTCATCGTGTTATGGTAGAGGCATTTCAAGTACCAGAAAGAGATAGATACCAAATTGTTTCCCAGCACAAACCGTATGAAATGATTGTCCAAGACACTGGACTCGGCTTTTCAAGAAGTGAAAATGTTCTGCTTATCAGCATTACCAGCAGACGCCGGACCGCTGACCAAAAGCAAAGATTCTACCAAAACCTAACAAACGAGCTTGAACAACATTGTGGTATTACTCCTAATGATGTTATGGTTTCCTTTACGATCAACGGTGATGAAGACTGGAGTTTCGGTTACGGAGAAGCGCAATTTTTGACTGGTAAACTGACATAATAAAAGGGCAGAGATGACTTCTCTGCCCTTTTACCTATATTATAGTGCTAATTTCTCTGCTTGGAATACTTCTGCCTCAAGCGGTGCTGCCAAAAATTCTCCAGCTTTAGAAACGAATCCTTGGAAATGACTGCTTGCATTGTGTTGTTCGATTGCTGCTTGATCTTTCCAGCCTTCAATCATGATAAAAGTGTTTTCTTCTTCTACGCTTTTTACTAGCTGATAAGAAATATTGCCTTCTTCTTCTTGAGACGCTTTAACAAGTGTACTCATTTCTTCTAAAAACGCTGCTTCTTTACCTTCTTGTAATTTCATTTTTGCATGAATAACAAACATTGTTATTTCCTCCTCATAATCTTCTTTATTATTTAATGGTTACTACAGTATGAAGAAACTCATATAAGACAGACTTAATTGAATGAGCACCACTAAAATGATACGCAACTCTCGAGAGACTTATCCTTTTACATTTCTACTGTAGATACATTTTTACTAAGGCGTGAAAGCATGTCCAGCAGTGTTTCCTGCTCACCGGCACTAAAGCCGCTTAACGTTTGATCAATAAAGCGTTTTTTCGCTTGTAATGATGCAGTAATCTCTTCCCTGCCACTGCTTGTTAAGCTTACCAATGTAACGCGGTTGTCCTCTGCTTTTTTCCTTCGTGCAACAAGTCCTGCTGTTTCCAGCTGCTTCAAATGCCGCGTAACCGCAGCATTATCAATGTTGATTTCCTTCTGAAGGGCACTTTGACTGATTTCATCTGCATTATAAAGCTGATGCAGAATTTCAACTCTAGTGGGGCTTGAGCCAAGACATGATTCAAATTTTGAATTAACATTATTATTCAGCTTTTGGAGCTGATAAAAAATCTGGAGCTGGATAACGCAATTATCACGCATAGAACTCTCCTTCCAAACAATTAGTTGACATGTCAATAATTGATATATCAAATATAAACCTATTCTTCCCGATTGTCAAAGAATAAATACGCAATTAAAAACCGCTCCCGTTTTTTCGGCAGCGGTTAGGTATTTATTGTGTTGAACCAATAACGCGGCGTCCTCTTCTGACTAACCCGTAATAAGATAGCAAGGCTAAAAAGCTTGCGAGGAACATTATTGCTCCCATCGGAATAGCTGTTTGTTCTCCGGCAATTCCTACAAGCGGAGCTGAAATGGATCCTAGAATAAACGGCAGTAAGCCAAGTAAAGCAGACGCACTTCCAGCAATATGCCCTTGAGTATCCATTGCCAATGAAAACGAAGTCGTCGAAATAATACCGATGGATGATACAAAAAAGAAAATTGGGATAACAATTGCCAGTAATGGTGCTTGAAGCAAAATGGCAATCAACAAAACTATTCCAGATATATTTGCGATGTATAAGCCTATCTGTAGAAACGTTTTTTCAGATAAAACATCCGCATATCTGCCAACTAACTGGGAGCCAATCATCAAAGCAATCCCATTCATTCCAAACAGGAGGCTGAATGTTGTTGGTGATACACCATAAATATTTTGATAGACAAATGGAGTACCAGAAACATAGGCAAAGATACCTGCAACAATAAAGCCCTGTGTGAGTGCATATCCTCTGAACTGGCGATCTTTCAAAAGCGAGCCAAAGTTTTTCAGGATTTGCCCAATATTGCTTGGCACCCGCTTTTCAGGAGGAAGTGTTTCTGTAAGCCTTAAAGACACGATTAAGGACAGAACAACCCCAACACATGCAAGGACAAGAAATACGACATTCCAATTGCCAAAGCGAAGAATGGTGCTTCCGGCAACAGGTGCCAATATCGGGCCAAGGTTATTAACAAGCATTAACAACGCAAAGAATTTTGTCAGTTCCTTGCCGCTGTAAACATCACGGACAATCGCTCTTGAAATAACAATACCGCCAGCTGCTGAAAAGCCTTGGATAAAGCGGGCAGCAATAAAGAAATAAATGTTTGGGGCAAAGGAACAAATAACAGAGGCGATTAAGTAGACAATCAAAAATATAACTAAAGGTCTTCTCCTTCCAATCACGTCGCTCATCGGACCAATTACAAGCTGACCTGCTCCTAATCCCAACAGGCAGGTTGTCAACGAAATTTGGACGAGTGACGCCGTTGTTCCATAATCCTCTACAATTGTCGGAAAGGATGGCAGATACATATCGATTGTAAGCGGGCCCAAAATGGCAAGTGAACCTAGCAAAAATGCTAAACGAAGCCTATTATTCTTTTCAAGTAAATCGGGCAAAATCTTTCCACCTTCCTAGTCGTTTAAATTATTTATAGTCAACTAGGTACTATCATAACTTGATATCCTCCCTTTGAATAGATAAATAAGATATTTTTATATAAAATATTTCCATAAGCTAAGCATTTGGCATATTTCCCGTTAATTCTATTGCAGAAATATTTTCTCCTTCCACCCATTTTTTAAAATCTACAACAAGCGGCTCATTACCTCCGGCAAGACATGTCATAATCGTATGATCTTTAAAAGAATAAGAAAAGGTATGAAGCGTACCAAAAAAGTGTTCATAATCAGTAAAAAACAGCGGAGAGCTGTCTGCACGGAAATAATCAAATATCTCCTGCTGCTGCCAACTAGGATGATTCCTTTGCTCCAAATGCCGTTGCCTTTTAAGCGAGCCCTCTATATTGGCACGGTTTTTGCCAGACATTGCTTCCGTTATAAAATGATTGGCACAAGCAAGCGATTCTTGCCCCCATCTGACCTTGACATTATCAGGACTCGTTTCCACAGCAGCCTTATTTCCTAATTTATCTCCAATTGAAAAGTTATAGCAATTAGCATGAGGAATCGTTCCCAATAACTTAACAGCATCCTCAACAGTCGCACATTGATCGAGCACCATTCTGCAGGTTATCCATGGGGATACCCCTTTTGTGTATCCGTCATTGTTGACAAAGTGAAAACCGATTGCAAGACCTTTTTCATTTATGCCGTCATGTCTGCCAATTAGCTGTAAGTTATAGCCTGCTGACGCATAATGGTTTTTTGATTGAACCAATGAAAATATTCCATCATATAAAAGTGGAGAAAAATCGTAGTTTCTTGTATAAACACCATTATTAATCCATGTTGTACAGCCCATTGCCTTTGTTTTCGGAACATCGTATCCACTGAACAGTGCAGAAGCTTCAGCAAAGCTGACTTCGAGCGTATCTGCTAGCCCCTGCAGCTCCTCCAAAATGTTTGGGGCAAGCTCCAAATAGATTGCTTCCATGTTTCGCATATCAATCTCAGGCTTCGTTACCTGTTTATAAATTTCCAAAGCTTTAGGATTCTTTTTTAAAAAAAGGCCATATTTCTGCCCAATTTCAAAGGAGTTCTTTCTTAACTGCCAAATTTGAGCCTGTAATTTAGTCATTTGTAAATCCCCCTGCATTTAATTATTTAATATAATTAAATTTATAACAAAGAGCTTTATTAGACCTGTCAATTATTGCTGTATTTAAACAGATACATATTGAGATTTTGTTTATTATGTAGACATAAAAAAAGACAAAGAGGTATCTCTCTTTGCCTTTTTTAGGAAGTCTATATTACACTCTAAATTTACGAATAAGTTCTTGCAGACTTTCGGCAAGATTCGCAAGAGAGGAGGACGACGCTGCTATCTCTTCCATTGATGCCACTTGCTCTTCTGTTGCAGCTGACACATTTTCTGTATTTGCCGCTGCTTCTCCTGCCATGCTATTAACTTCCATAACAGATACATTAATCACATCTGTGTTATCCTTCAATTCCTTCAGTGAAACAAACACTTCTTCAAATAAGCTTACTAGGTCATTTACGGACACTTCAATTTCCCCAAAGGAATTTCCAGCGTTTTGCACGATATTCAAACCTAAGTCTACTTCATTTTTCGCAGTGGACATTGATTGAATAGTGGTTTTCGTATCGACTTGAATTTGCCCAATAAGGCTTGTTATTTGTTCTGCAGATTGGGACGATTGCTCTGCAAGCTTTCT
This window encodes:
- a CDS encoding tautomerase family protein; the encoded protein is MPLIRFDMLEGRSETEITKILDVTHRVMVEAFQVPERDRYQIVSQHKPYEMIVQDTGLGFSRSENVLLISITSRRRTADQKQRFYQNLTNELEQHCGITPNDVMVSFTINGDEDWSFGYGEAQFLTGKLT
- a CDS encoding C45 family autoproteolytic acyltransferase/hydolase, whose protein sequence is MTKLQAQIWQLRKNSFEIGQKYGLFLKKNPKALEIYKQVTKPEIDMRNMEAIYLELAPNILEELQGLADTLEVSFAEASALFSGYDVPKTKAMGCTTWINNGVYTRNYDFSPLLYDGIFSLVQSKNHYASAGYNLQLIGRHDGINEKGLAIGFHFVNNDGYTKGVSPWITCRMVLDQCATVEDAVKLLGTIPHANCYNFSIGDKLGNKAAVETSPDNVKVRWGQESLACANHFITEAMSGKNRANIEGSLKRQRHLEQRNHPSWQQQEIFDYFRADSSPLFFTDYEHFFGTLHTFSYSFKDHTIMTCLAGGNEPLVVDFKKWVEGENISAIELTGNMPNA
- a CDS encoding Bcr/CflA family multidrug efflux MFS transporter, which encodes MPDLLEKNNRLRLAFLLGSLAILGPLTIDMYLPSFPTIVEDYGTTASLVQISLTTCLLGLGAGQLVIGPMSDVIGRRRPLVIFLIVYLIASVICSFAPNIYFFIAARFIQGFSAAGGIVISRAIVRDVYSGKELTKFFALLMLVNNLGPILAPVAGSTILRFGNWNVVFLVLACVGVVLSLIVSLRLTETLPPEKRVPSNIGQILKNFGSLLKDRQFRGYALTQGFIVAGIFAYVSGTPFVYQNIYGVSPTTFSLLFGMNGIALMIGSQLVGRYADVLSEKTFLQIGLYIANISGIVLLIAILLQAPLLAIVIPIFFFVSSIGIISTTSFSLAMDTQGHIAGSASALLGLLPFILGSISAPLVGIAGEQTAIPMGAIMFLASFLALLSYYGLVRRGRRVIGSTQ
- a CDS encoding putative quinol monooxygenase, translating into MFVIHAKMKLQEGKEAAFLEEMSTLVKASQEEEGNISYQLVKSVEEENTFIMIEGWKDQAAIEQHNASSHFQGFVSKAGEFLAAPLEAEVFQAEKLAL
- a CDS encoding MarR family winged helix-turn-helix transcriptional regulator; this translates as MRDNCVIQLQIFYQLQKLNNNVNSKFESCLGSSPTRVEILHQLYNADEISQSALQKEINIDNAAVTRHLKQLETAGLVARRKKAEDNRVTLVSLTSSGREEITASLQAKKRFIDQTLSGFSAGEQETLLDMLSRLSKNVSTVEM